Proteins encoded by one window of Rutidosis leptorrhynchoides isolate AG116_Rl617_1_P2 chromosome 7, CSIRO_AGI_Rlap_v1, whole genome shotgun sequence:
- the LOC139857127 gene encoding xyloglucan endotransglucosylase protein 6-like → MKLDNFSGAGFSSKSKYMFGKVNVQIKLVQGDSAGTVTAFYMSSEGPKHHEFDFEFLGNTTGEPYLVQTNVYVNGVGNREQRLNLWFDPTKDFHTYSILWNQRQVVFLVDETPIRVHTNLEHKGIPYPKDQAMGVYSSIWNADDWATQGGRVKTDWTHAPFVASYRGFEINGCECPVSTADSENAKRCSNIGGWWDEPVLSELNVHQNHQLIWVRANHMIYDYCSDVARFPSLPLECEHHRH, encoded by the exons atgaaacttgataatttttctg GAGCTGGATTTTCATCAAAGTCAAAGTACATGTTTGGTAAAGTCAACGTACAAATCAAGCTAGTTCAAGGTGATTCTGCCGGAACCGTAACCGCATTCTAC ATGTCATCGGAGGGTCCAAAACATCACGAATTTGATTTCGAGTTCCTGGGGAACACCACAGGGGAACCGTACCTTGTGCAAACAAATGTGTACGTAAACGGTGTTGGCAATAGGGAACAAAGGTTGAATTTATGGTTTGATCCAACAAAAGACTTCCATACTTATTCCATTCTATGGAACCAACGTCAAGTTGT GTTTTTGGTTGATGAGACGCCAATTAGGGTGCACACAAATTTGGAACACAAGGGGATACCATATCCGAAAGATCAAGCCATGGGTGTGTATAGTTCAATATGGAATGCTGATGATTGGGCCACACAAGGGGGTCGGGTCAAAACCGATTGGACCCATGCCCCATTTGTGGCTTCTTATCGGGGTTTTGAGATCAACGGTTGTGAGTGTCCCGTTTCAACTGCTGATTCTGAAAACGCCAAAAGGTGTTCTAACATTGGTGGTTGGTGGGACGAACCGGTTTTATCCGAGTTAAAtgtacatcaaaatcatcaattaaTTTGGGTTCGAGCGAACCATATGAtttacgattattgtagtgacgtggCTAGGTTTCCATCTTTGCCACTCGAGTGTGAACACCATCGACATTAG